The segment AACATTTTAGCGCGTTGGGTCAAGACACATGGCGGTGAGTCAAAAAAGAACCCAAACACAATGGGCGCCAATGGCTATGGACCATCCTTCCTTTAGTTGACCTTGAATTCATTTATCATTTTTCCAATACTTTTTCTCCTATTGTTTAATTCAATTTTGCgtagatatttttttgaaatttatctttatttattcCCCTGAGAATCTGAGATAACACACGGAACCATTTGTTTCCACGAGATTTAGGTTCACCCTCTATAGttaacctttaaattcaccactccatttaaaaccaatcaaagtgtcatatagataattaaataaaaatattaaatttatttttaaaatagttaaaaaaagaGTAACGTCAATTTTAATGATGctaactaaaccctaaattttaaatcttaaattttaaaccaaaatctatacactaaactcaaatcttatactttaaacccaaatcatatatccaaaattaacccaaattctaaactctataccctaaacccatctTATAtcctatatcctaaacccaaaccatataccctaaacccaaattttatacCCTAGATCCAAATCTTATatcttaaacccaaatcataaatcctaaatctaaattcttAAGTTTAAGTTCAAGGTAtaagtttagggtataggatttgggtttagagtataggatTTGAATTTAGgatatagagtttgggtttaagatatagggtttagatttaggatttagaatttggggtttatatatatggtttgggtttatggtataagatttgggtttagtgtatagattttaatttataatttaagatttatggtttataGTTTAGTTAGCGTTATTCAAATCGAcgttatttttttaactttttaaacataaatttaatattttttatttaattatctacatcacactttaattaattttaaagagagtgatcaatttaaaaattcacCATAGTatgtgaacctaagtcttgtccttCGTATAAATATCTTCTCTTTGTCACTCATCACTACACAACgttcagaattttaaaatcctaCAAATATGTTATTATTCGTTCCTCTCGTATATTAATGTTCTGGCAGTTATCATATttacatactccctctgttttttaaagatagatgttttagaaaaatagattgtttcacaaagatgtatttttatgttttctatacaaaaattgcaaattttaataaaattgattgaatttattgaaagattATTAGTTAAAATGCATtagaatttgataatttctaaaaatgatgtatagttaatgtgttttcttaatatgtgtgaaaacaccaaaacatatatttttaaaaaatagagggAATATTTGACAAATATGTAACTAGAACTTTTTTTGCCGTGAGTTTGGATTTGaaataagaagaaagaaacaatttGGTTGTGTTAAAAACCTGGGACCTATTCAAGGGCTATTTAGGAATTTCGGAGTATAAAGACGAGCCCAGATTTTTCAAATCACATATAGCCtctttattttgaataatttctGTATTTCCCCTAATTTTTTCTTTACTCAAATTCGCTCTTTTTCAAATTACATTTAGTCcctttattttgaataatttatttattccCCTAACTCTTTCTTTATTCAAATTCGCTCTTTCATTACAAGCTATTTTCCAGTTGATCAAAAAATCTAATTAACATCAAGTCATTCAAGTCTGTATAAATGGTTACATAAATTTTATGTCGATGCTGTAGTAAGATTGCcgaaactaaatattttattttaataaatgtagTATATTTCTTACGTATGAATATATCCTTATATCACGGAATTATATATGTGAACGTTATATAGAAACAAATTTCAAACTTAGAAAGAATATGGATAAGAGTTCCACGTAACTATTGGTGCATTGTTACGTTGTTTCTTCTTGTAAACAGATTTTCGAGTGGTTGAAAACAACTTGTAACGACCCGGTTACGTGAGTCGGGTTATAATTCATTAATTTGAATTATAGTTAACCGAACTTACCGTAATTTGCATGTGTTTAGTGCTAAACGGGGCCGTATtggtatataatatatgtatctACTTCTCCATGAAAAACCTAGACCATCGTTATTGTCCAAGCCGccttccctttttttttcttttcacgtTCACCACCTAACCGCCATCTCAAGCTGTTCTCTTCTTCTCATCTAATCTCCATCATAAGGAGAAACACTCCAAAGAAGACTCATAACCATAAACGAGTAACACCGGAGATCCACTTCGTTAGTGCCGTATCAACACCGCCgccatcatcttcatcaaaccGTGAGAAAAGTCAGGTGGGAGATCCGGGTCCGTAACATCTCCAAATCACCAGCACTGATCACCACTATCTTGACCGTGAGGTACTAAGAAGTATAAGCCACTGGTTAAATATCATTATTCTTGTTTCTTGTGTTGCAAGAAATAATTATAATGAACAACCTTAATTATCATGCGTAGGAAGTCAGCGTGGAATTATTTATTCAACAAATAATTCTTTTATAAAGCTTAGACCGAGGCTTGTTGGATAAGTATTATTTCTCGAGCATTTCCGTTCCATCCCCGGTTTGACTAAGGTGAGGGTTATTCCGTTTAAATCCCGAGCTAGTTTAGTACTGCTATTATAGAAAGTCTAGTATCGAAACATGATCTGTCTCTGTGAATCGAGTCTGTTTGAGagtcttgtttgtttattattttattggttgttaaaccggaaataggataatagaggattcaacggttGAATGAATTTTGTGCTGTtaaaactgttatatatatgtatatataaatatgtccGTTTGTGTGGATTGCGGGTGCACAAAGACGTTTGTGTAAGTCGCCGACGAGCAGTGTGATTGCGGGTGCACAGAGACGTTTGTGTAAGCCGCCGACGAGCAGTGTGATTGCGGGGGTACAAAGACGTTTGTATCAGTCGCCGACGTGCAGATTGTGGGAGTGCAGAGATGGACTACTGTACGCCTGGAGATATACATATATCCTTATGAGGAAATGCGGGGTGCATAGAGTAGCATGTACTATCAGCGCATTGGATGTTTTATGTGGTGTATTAGACACtatgtttgttttgtgttaGAGCTAGGCTTATATGgtcgtagtgctatgtactgagtctgtggtttgcggtttagcatcccatacctcactgagtgactcccctgttgctcatccCTATTTTCTTTCCCCTTTTCCAGGTGAGACTGACCAGCAGGAGTAATTGCTATCGGATTGGTGCTTTTGGGcgttttctttagttttttttttagacttgcggttttatgttttattgatattttcagagtttattttattatttggatttatgactatttattggatttatggagTTTGGATACGATTTATGAGGATTAATAAATGGAGATTTcatgaattattatttattattttatttcggaTTGCGGGTgttacaatttggtatcagagcggggttcCGTCCCGGCTCTGACCCGGGATGGCGATTTGTGGGACTTGATTTCAATCGGATTTagacaatttaaaaaattttccTGGGAATTtggggattttaaaaataaaagtaataagcACCATTCTGTTGCTATTATGTCTTGAATTATTGGTGTTCGGTTTCAGTGGAAATTAATTGTTGTGCTTTCCCCTTTCAGATGCCGCCAAAGAGAGGAACTAAGCGTACTCGCACCGTGAGAGCCAGAGTTGATGCTCGCGAGGTTGCAGATGACCAGGCTCCACCAGTGGATGTTCAGACAGAAGGTGTGCCGCCAGTAGCCCCACCGATTGATCAGGCTGCACTCATGCAGATGGTTCAGGCAGCAGCTACGCAAGCTGCTCAGGCTGCCATTCAGCAGGTTACCCAGGAAGCAGCTCGGGTTGCTGCACAGGAAGCTGCTCGAGTAGCCGCACAAGAAGTTGCTCGCCAGTTGGCTGCCGCTCAGGTTCCACCACAGCAGGTCCCAGCAGCGCAGATTCCTCAGGTACCATTGCAGCAGGTTCCAACAGCGCATATTCCTCAGGTACCATTGCAGCAGGTTCCAGCAGCGCAGATTCCTCAGGTACCATTGCAGCAGGTTCCAGGCCAGCAGATTCTGCCACCTCCACCGCCATTACCACAGGTTTATCCAGCTCATGATGAGAGGTATTACCGACTCACCAGTATGATGAAAAATATGGGTATGGAGCATTTTGTAGGAACAGTGGATCCTACAGCTGCTTATGATTGGAAGTTGAGTCTGCAACGGAAGTTGGAGAATATTAATTGTCCCTCAGAGTTTAAGCTTAGATTGGCTATGCAGTATTTACGTGGAGATGCATTGGTATGGTGGGAGGGAGTGCGATTGAACCATGGGCCTGACATTCTCACTTTTGAAGATTTTATCGAGGAGTTTGATAAGAAGTACTTTCCGAAACAAGCTATGGATAGAAAGAAGAGGGACTTCGAGCATGTGAGCCAGGGTGACTTATCGATCAAGCAGTATGAGGTTAAGTTCAACCAGCTTCGCAGGTTTGTTGGAGGTGGTATTCCTGAAGAGGAGTTGATCAGGAAGTTTTTGGATGGGATGCGTTTGGATATTCGCAACAAGTGTAATGTCGCCACTTACTACAGATTGGGAGACTTGGTGGAGAAAGCAGCTGAACAAGAAGCAGGTTGGATAGAGGAACAGAAACTTCTCAAAGAAGCCCAACCTAAATCTGGAAAGACTTCAGAGTCACAAAAGAGAACTTGGGAACAATTGGGAGCACCTAAGTGCGGCAAATGCCATCGCCACCATTTTGGAGAGTGTGTCCAGTGTCATAATTGTGGAAGGATGGGACATGTGTCCAAGTATTGTCGGAGCAGGCCTGTCGATGTTCAGGGTACCGGGCATATTGCAGCGGGACCGGGTAGTTGCTATAACTGTGGTCAGACAGGTCATTTTTTTAGGGAGTGTCCGACGAGGGGACATGCTACACTTCCACCACTGCCTAAGCGCCAAGCCACTGATCCATGATTATTTCCAGTAGGAGGCAGCGAGAGAGTTAAGCCAACTGTTGGTACGCATCTTTTCACCTGGTAATTTATGTTTGCGCAcggtttatttatttatttatttattattttttttttttttgtgtggttaTCATGTGTTTTTAGATAGAGAAAAAAAAGCGTTAGTTCAGTGACAGTTGAGTGTGAGAGCTTTCACCTCATTTGATATGGAGGACCGCATAGTTCAGAGTGTAGCTAGcagagaattttttttctaaaagagtTAAGTCAAGTTGAAGACATCTTTTCTCTTTCTTGGCTTAGTATTTGAATTCGGGGACGAATTCTTTATTAGTGGGgaagaattgtaacgacccggtTACGTGAGTCGGGTTATAATTCATTAATTTGAATTATAGTTAACCGAACTTACCGTAATTTGCATGTGTTTAGTGCTAAACGGGGCCGTATtggtatataatatatgtatctACTTCTCCATGAAAAACCTAGACCATCGTTATTGTCCAAGCCGccttccctttttttttcttttcacgtTCACCACCTAACCGCCATCTCAAGCTGTTCTCTTCTTCTCATCTAATCTCCATCATAAGGAGAAGCACTCCAAAGAAGACTCATAACCATAAACGAGTAACACCGGAGATCCACTTCGTTAGTGCCGTATCAACACCGCCgccatcatcttcatcaaaccGTGAGAAAAGTCAGGTGGGAGATCCGGGTCCGTAACATCTCCAAATCACCAGCACTGATCACCACTATCTTGACCGTGAGGTACTAAGAAGTATAAGCCACTGGTTAAATATCATTATTCTTGTTTCTTGTGTTGCAAGAAATAATTATAATGAACAACCTTAATTATCATGCGTAGGAAGTCAGCGTGGAATTATTTATTCAACAAATAATTCTTTTATAAAGCTTAGACCGAGGCTTGTTGGATAAGTATTATTTCTCGAGCATTTCCGTTCCATCCCCGGTTTGACTAAGGTGAGGGTTATTCCGTTTAAATCCCGAGCTAGTTTAGTACTGCTATTATAGAAAGTCTAGTATCGAAACATGATCTGTCTCTGTGAATCGAGTCTGTTTGAGagtcttgtttgtttattattttattggttgttaaaccggaaataggataatagaggattcaacggttGAATGAATTTTGTGCTGTtaaaactgttatatatatgtatatataaatatgtccGTTTGTGTGGATTGCGGGTGCACAAAGACGTTTGTGTAAGTCGCCGACGAGCAGTGTGATTGCGGGTGCACAGAGACGTTTGTGTAAGCCGCCGACGAGCAGTGTGATTGCGGGGGTACAAAGACGTTTGTATCAGTCGCCGACGTGCAGATTGTGGGAGTGCAGAGATGGACTACTGTACGCCTGGAGATATACATATATCCTTATGAGGAAATGCGGGGTGCATAGAGTAGCATGTACTATCAGCGCATTGGATGTTTTATGTGGTGTATTAGACACtatgtttgttttgtgttaGAGCTAGGCTTATATGgtcgtagtgctatgtactgagtctgtggtttgcggtttagcatcccatacctcactgagtgactcccctgttgctcatccCTATTTTCTTTCCCCTTTTCCAGGTGAGACTGACCAGCAGGAGTAATTGCTATCGGATTGGTGCTTTTGGGcgttttctttagtttttttttagacTTGcggttttatgttttattgatattttcagagtttattttattatttggatttatgactatttattggatttatggagTTTGGATACGATTTATGAGGATTAATAAATGGAGATTTcatgaattattatttattattttatttcggaTTGCGGGTGTTACACAACTATTTGTGAACAAAAAACTTTATATCTGTAAAGAAAGATTTGAAGTCACGTTATAAGAAAAACCATGCTGCATCCCATGAAACAAGTTAATTCTAGAAAGTAGAAACATGTACCCAAAAcgaatttaatgtttttttcagaaaaaaacgaatttaatgTTATCCAAATAGATAAAGACAACTAGTTGGAGCTTCGAATGAAATGCGATCGTTGCTGATTAGTATGTCTTGTACAATTAATTTTGCCACCCAGTCCACCGACCTCTCGACTCTTCCTTTGGGTTACGTTTAATGCCATGATATGATAACAAGTGATAAATTAACGTTACCGTTATCTGGTTTTCAAGTACTGAAGTACATATGTGTATATAGAAGGAAGAGTCGATAGTGAATACTTCGACGATAATTAATACGTATGAACTGATGTTAGTCAAATTATGGGTACAAAGTACATAGTTTAGAGTACTATGTTGAAcgtattaaaaaaatcaatatgaaTGGTTTAATGTTATGATTGTATAATGTATGTCATAGTTcaatagatattaatttttataacatatcccctagacattatttgcgaagtgatttgccacatgtcttctctacaatcgttttcacaaaaaaatgtGACGTgtctattaagattgatgacatgtcatatggttaaatatgacatggacacttacatttaatgctgatatatatttttagaaatctttttaaaatatgacaataactcatatattacatttaatattgatttatatttttggtaaattttgcaaaatatggtaataactcataaatcatcattataataaatatattcaaatatgatatttttaatatcgaaatattatataattttacttttataattataaattttttattatctaatttttttaaaaatttctgaatttaaaaaaaataaatcgtaatatcatcagtttcttttagatatctataaattatgtaaatattatttagttttaatttttgataactataaattatgtaaatattatttagttttaatttttgataactatataattttatatgatttttagtaattttgtacaagttgatttaatacatttaaccagatgaaataaataatttttcttatctaaaattttgactttatatatatacatatatattcttaaatataattttaaaaatatatattttctcttaattttatgcttaattagtgatatttatattaattatcagtcaaaataataaaatatataatattaataaattacatcttaaaatataaaatttaacttttaaaaaattcatcactacacatggtagaggaaaacacctagattaataattgtgacatgactactaaaattgttgacatgtcttatagattaatatgacatgaacaattataatgttaatttatatttttggtaaattttttaaaatatggtaataactcatatattacatttattgtcgatttatatttttggacttttttaaaatatggtaataactcataaatcatcattaaaatatatatattcgattatggcatttcaaatttcgaaatatcatttaaattaaaatatttcaaaaatatatacatatatttagaaaattataaaaatcaaattaaatcgtaaaatcattagtttcttatatatatctacagattttataaatattgtttaatttaaatttttgacaattatgcaattttccatatttatttaatatatttaattaaaataaatagatagaaaattttgcctaagattataattttaaatatatacatgcacattcttaaatataattcaaaataaataaaattgattttatcttaattttaatgttcagttaaatcaaatttatattaaaatattgataaaaaaattataatattaataaaaagttaaatataatttatatttatttattaaatatattttaattcttttttactgcacatggtgcaagaaaacacctagtagttatataaatgttttgtttGAGTATATTAATTTGGAAATTACTCGATGGGTGTTTGGAACTGGATAGAGCCGTTAAACCATCAAATGGGTCTTAAA is part of the Raphanus sativus cultivar WK10039 chromosome 5, ASM80110v3, whole genome shotgun sequence genome and harbors:
- the LOC130512876 gene encoding uncharacterized protein LOC130512876 is translated as MPPKRGTKRTRTVRARVDAREVADDQAPPVDVQTEGVPPVAPPIDQAALMQMVQAAATQAAQAAIQQVTQEAARVAAQEAARVAAQEVARQLAAAQVPPQQVPAAQIPQVPLQQVPTAHIPQVPLQQVPAAQIPQVPLQQVPGQQILPPPPPLPQVYPAHDERYYRLTSMMKNMGMEHFVGTVDPTAAYDWKLSLQRKLENINCPSEFKLRLAMQYLRGDALVWWEGVRLNHGPDILTFEDFIEEFDKKYFPKQAMDRKKRDFEHVSQGDLSIKQYEVKFNQLRRFVGGGIPEEELIRKFLDGMRLDIRNKCNVATYYRLGDLVEKAAEQEAGWIEEQKLLKEAQPKSGKTSESQKRTWEQLGAPKCGKCHRHHFGECVQCHNCGRMGHVSKYCRSRPVDVQGTGHIAAGPGSCYNCGQTGHFFRECPTRGHATLPPLPKRQATDP